A window of Castanea sativa cultivar Marrone di Chiusa Pesio chromosome 8, ASM4071231v1 genomic DNA:
aaaagagaggttaAAGCTTTATAATGCTTCTTTGTTTCTGTGTAATATCTGTGGAGTGAAAACTTGGGTACTTCTCAAGAATGGCGTCTGGGCAAAGTGAGCATATGTTCTCATGTAAATTGATATGTAAGGAAAGTAAAACAGTATACATTCCCTACTCCTTTCTTTAACCAAAGCAAGAAACAGGCTATTTTAATATTCAATGTAACCAAAGCAATCGTTATCTCTATGAGAATCAAACTATTCTAACGCTATTATAATAATCATTATATCTACAGGAAACATGCAACTTCTTACACGCGTCTTTCATCTATATTGTTATGGTTGAATTACATTAATAGACATTTttgtctgataataaagagtaatcACTAAGAAGAACTTTATAGATTGAAATAttgaaactattttaaaaaaaattacattaataagTGTGATAATTGAATGTGACATTAAAATACTGTGAAAAAAGAAGTATGTAAAGAAAGTGTGTAAATAAAACTGATACTTAtccctttcttttctctggATAATAAGAAAGAGATTGCTTGTCTTGGGTTTGTGCCGTAAAGAAAGCAGAATACAAGGTTGGGAATGGTGGGGCAGGACATTTCTAATTCAAGAAAATAAGAACCCAAGTTGCGAAAAGTAAGCTTCAAATTGAGAAGAATAAAAACTCCCACCATAATTCAATGGCCCCATGGCCATATGCCCCctgccccttactttctttctctttcaccAATCTTCATACAGAAGACATCTGAAAAAGTAGGATAGCGGCAAAACTCAGCCAAAACAAATACGGGTCATattcactttttgttttgttggttgAATTCAATTCCAttctaaaaaagagaaaatgaacgGCTTCTCCTGGTGAGACTTTTTGTCTGTACTCCATTTGATAATTGTGCCTGTAAATGTATCAACAATCACAAAGTGGTGTGTGAATATCAGTACGACATGAATTGGCCCCTTAGAGCATTTGCATAACagaatgcaaaaaataaataataataataataaataaataaacttaattTTAGATTATTCCAAAATCACCTATATTAGTCAatttaaaaatgtgtaaatttgctAAATTGCTGATGttagttttgtatttcattataTTAATTTCTCTCCCTCtggtaataataaaaaatgaatgaaaaatgattatttaaataaaaaataggatgTAGAATAGATAATATGATGTGTGtatttttgaaaagtaattgcgtaaaatagaaaaagtaagttcttaaactaaaataaaaaataaaaattacatgagCTAATACGAATGCTTGTTAGAGTggtgttggaaaaaaaaaaaaaaagaagagaaagaaatgataatgatagaagaaagaatatataaatgAGGAATTGAAGATGATGACATCCTACCCTAAAAGGAGGAATTGGAAATTCTTAGATACTAGCATTCATATTATCCATTACTTATGTACGGTCATACtaattattacttatatatGGAAGAGGTAACTAAAGTAGACGAGGACGGAATATTTTAATGGTGACACCTATTGAGGACACCTCCCTTGGACAACTCATCATTTGAATATTCCTGACTCTTctagaattgtaccacatacaATTAGAGAGTGCAAAACAATGTTATTTCTATATTGTCTCCCTAATACTCTTATAACATTCCCCTTAAAGTTGGAGCAGATATGTTATATAAGCCCAGTTTGGAACAAATAGAATTTAGTCGACTCCTACATAATGCCTTTGGAAAATGATAGCAATGGCTCCTCTTAGAATCTTGTTTCTCACAAAATGATTATCTATCTCAATGCGTCTGGTCCTTTCATGGAACACATGGTTGGACACAATGTGTATAATGACTTGATTATAGTGCAATAGGACATAGGATAATGTACTATAAAGCAAAACTTCGGAAGAAAGTTTTGTAAAAGCAAGTTAGTTCTGTAGCAGTATGTGCCGTCCCCTTGTGTTCTGCTTCTGCACTAGACCGAGCAACTATATTTGCTTCTTACATTTCCATGTTGCATGCCAATATCCCATGATGGACCTTCTATATGAAGATGATCTTGCCTAGACTGCATTATTAGATAACAGTCCTAAAATCAATCATTACTTGTATATTGGAGAGGTGTTTACAATAGGATGGAGAACATTCTGATGGCATGTATAGCTAGCAATGACACCTCACCAGGGACAACTTATAACTGGAATATTTCACTCTTTTTAGAAGAGTATCGTTCATACAACACAAGACTACAACATAATGTTATCTCTATTTTGTCTTTCTTAACTGTTTAACGTACAAATACATATGTACTACAATTTGATCCATTTAATCTTCGAATTTAAAAGTTCATGTATTGAATATTCCACCTGTCGTCGGAACCAGTCCCTATGTGCATAATTGTGAATAAGCACAAACATAAGACTTTAGACGCAATAGGTcatatatacaattttaattgaagaacCCAAAAATCAAGTGGATGCTTAAATCCACAAATCAATTACAGTGGTTAAGAATAATAGCTTTTCAAGCAccacagagagagagattaaaacTTACATGacaataacaattaacaaaaaaCATTGGATAGTGGGAGAAATCAACCAAAGCaaatacacaaaaaagaaaaccttgcTCAGATAAACTCAAATCGCATAAGTAGCCTCACTGAGTTGTACTTCTCTCCTTTGCGGTCAAAAAGGGGGATTGCACGGATCCCTGGCCTCAATTCCCAAACTGGCAAACAAGTTTGGCCAGCAAAATCATCATTCCTAGAAATGTCATGCTCATTAACTTCAACTCGAAGCAAAGCTAATTCAGGAACAGTCAATGGAAATATAAATTCTTCATCCCAAACAGGAGACCAATCATCttgttttgtctttgtttcCTTCATTACCTTATCAGCTGGCACTCCTGCTATGCCAACCTGTTGTACAAAGCAACTTTGATAAATTCATGCCAAGTAGAATATAGAAAAAATCCTCAGAGCTTAGAAACTACCATGCATATTACATTTTGCATATATTGCGAGATTAAGGTTTGGGATTACTTTGGAATAACGATTTTCAACATCAAAATGTTACTATATTCTGCAAATCATTAGAAATTATACCTTATGCAATAAATTCAAGATCATAGGAAGCGGTAgattaatattttatcatcCAGATAAGGCTCACAAACTTACCCTCGTGTAAAAATCTGGGGGTGAAAACAAATCAAAGTGTGTTTGTGTAAAATCCAAATGCCACCCGTCTCCCATATAAACCTTCACCTGTCGGTAACATGATGATTcatgagaaaaaagaataagttaGTTATCAAGAGAATGCAGAACTGGATTTACTTTGACAGTGTGCTCACCTTTAAAGTCTTCTTCACTTGCAATTTTTCTTTGGGATCAAACAATGAATTATCTGGAcccaatttcattaaaaaatcagGCTTCTTCACATAACCACAACCTCCATTGGATCTAAACATCCCATGCATCAACCAAAGATATTTACCATTTCCCTGCAATTGGACCAAAGTCGGCCTTACTAGGGCAATAGGAAATAGATCCAACAAGTACCAAACTATGTTATAACCACCGTTAGCATGTAACTTTTTCCCTTTTGGAATTATTTTGTCCTTGAGTGTTGTTCCAACCACTTCAATGACTAACATATGATGCTAGTCATTTTAAAAGTGATCTCCTCCCTCCACCCATTTCTCTATTTTAAAATGGATCTTTTCATGAGTTGAGTTAAAGTTTAGGTAAATTTCAATTCCTTTAAAGTGGTTACTGCCACTCTTCATTAATGACATGACAAAATTACAGACAAGATACTGTGTGTATTCTGACAATTAAAGATGATCTTTAGATACAAGCAtatgagaggaaaaaagaaaaaaaaaaatcccatctGTTTACCTTAATCGTTCACATTAGGGAAATTCTGCTAACCAGAGAAGATTTGAGAATGGGGGAAGTGAGGAAACCTTTACCAAGACACTTAAATGTCATAAGGAACAGAAAATTTCTTAAGAAGAATTTCAATTCATGATAAAACTCAATATTTTGCTCCAATATAACCACAGgcaacctttttatttttcttaatgcTTATAATAGTACAGCACAGCATTAACAAACATGGAAGTGAggaatgaaacaaaatttaaacatcTAAACACATTAAGCtaaaatgaatagtaataaaaacTTTGGTGCATCAAATTGTACCAGACCTGCATATTAAATGCAACCATTTGAGCTCCATGCATCCAACCAATTAGCGGGTTGTAATTGGAGGAGTTAAGGCGAGTACCCTTTGGGTACACCCTTAAGATATTTCTTTGAGTAAATCTATACATGGGAATTGAAAGCATCAGTGTCAATCAGATAGAAAACTTGGTAGAAACTAAACAACTGGCAGagattgtaaaaatattagttGTACCATGAGGAAATTATTTCAAAAGTCTTGTGCTAGAAAATTGATTAGTACCTAATAACATCTGTTCCATGAGATGAAGCAGCCTTTTCAAGTGCTTGTTCACTCAAACTAAGGCGTCTAACTTTCTCAAGTTCAACTTTTAACGCCTCCTTTAGACCACCCTTGGGTTTTCCAGCATGAATAGCAATTAGACTCTTGTACGTACATGCTCCTGGTGGACGTGATTCACAGTCATCGTTATCCTCATCAGGACTTGAATCACTATCACTCTGCAAGCCAATAGAGcaagatttataaaattaaaaacctaatAGGTGGGCTACTAAGCAGAAATGAAGTTCAGATGTggtaaatttcatttttttagcaCACCGTATCAACATCTTGATCAGTTGTGGGGTCTGGTGGTGCTTTAGCCCAAGCATCTTCATCAGAATCATCTTCCTTATGTGGCTTATTTCCCTTTTCACTTTTAGCTTTCAGGTATTCCTTTGGAGGTTTGGTTGAAATAATAATCCGATGTTTCAGTTCTTCTGGCGAATGGAACTCTTTTAAACGTTCAGATTGAGGATAAAACAACATACCTTCAAATGTTTGCGTGATCagctaaaacataaaaatgcaATTGTTAGACTACGATTCTATACAAGGAGGGTGGTTATAGTTAATAGAAGATATTGAAAAAATAACCTGGGCTACTTTAGCCTGGAGATCTGGGGTAAGGTGGTCTTCAAGAGTGATTATGACAGGGTATGGTGATGCAGAAAAGGCATGCTCTCTAATGGATTCCAAGCATTTAATAATTTCCACTGGAGTAGTCAGGGTCCTACATTTATAAATGCACCCTTTAAACAAAATCCAGGCATGatttgaaattatataagaaaaaatccaaaaaaaaaagaaaaaaaagaacaaggaaTGGAGTTAACTCAAATTTCAAGTAAATTCACTTTCTGAATCCTCCAACCCCAAGAAAAGTACTCCTACATCTACACTCTAAGGCTTCCCTAGGCTGAAATGACTCGAATGATAACTTTCAACCACCACGACTGCTTTAAAACTGCACTTAACTGGCTAAAACTGATCAAAGTGCAACCCATAATAATTGGAATGGATACAACTTTACCAAGTTCAATCTCCAATGACTGTGTATATCCAAAATGTCATATCATATGCCGTTCAGTTTCACTGTCAACCAAACTTGGAGAAAGAGAATGCATAATGGTTTAAAGGAAACTCTGGTACAATTTCGACATCTCAGGGATAATCAAAAAGtgacaaaatctaataaattcaGAGCTAGGATGTAATTCACATACCATCCGTGGTAAACATGAACACCATGAGTCGTGTCATCACTTGGCCACATATCAAGCTCCACTACTCTTACACCTCTCTTCAATGCCTTTATTATTGGGACAACACTACAGTCGCTATTGATTTGGTTACCAGTCAGGTATGAATTATGACCAGTATAAGTGAAATAATGAGACAATGGGGCAGTCATATCCTGGTAAACCTGAAAGGAAACATatatcaagtgtcaaacagtGATTGCCTTGATAATAAGTTAAACTTCTTCTGGATCTCATACAAAATAACAGGACTAAAGAACggaaattggaaagaaaaagcCACAATGGTGTAACTTTATTGGTCTTTCTGTTGTTAAAGCAAGAGAAGGGATTGCATAGAATAAGACAAACTGAAGTACATcctcacttataaattataatccaaAACATCAACAACcttatgtaaattttatttcctCATTTTCTGATTACACTGTACATTGAATTATGGCTTCTTTAAATGTCAAATACCCAAGCGACTTCATTAAAAACACTAAATCTTAAATCTCAAATTCTTATCAAATTAAGTATCCTAACTCCTTATCTTATTAAAGGGCAATCTATAGCTATAAGCTTTTGCATCACATACACTCGTAAATTGCCGTCTGAATTTGGACCTCAGAGCATACTCAAGTAGAAAATTGAGTACAAACTGAATAAATCATGGAGACGAACATCCCAAATTGCTTAAATTGAACTCTTCTATGTGACCACCTCTTCCTCATCAATGTCATGATCTCTTTCCTATATTTGGCAACTGAGAAAACAGAGGAAatcgttttctttttcttccaaaaaaagtaataaagtttgaaattttatttatcaagAATGGAAAACTTAACCATCCCATATGATCAAATTACTAAACTAATCTCATTATATGACACATTTTCTTAAAATCCAAGTTCTTTTCCATCACCAACTCCGACCCCAAATGAACAAAACAGAGAAACAAGAAGCAGAAATGATAAAAGTAGTACCTGATCTCCAATAGGGGGATTAAGGTCAGGAGAGAACAAGTAACGGTGAAGATCATCAAGGGTGAGAGTGTTTTTCTTGGTGTACTTGGTGCCAGCAGGGTAGCGCTTTTGCAAGAGCTGCTCTACAATCTTGCGGGCGTCTGAGATGGACGCGCCGCTCTCGCCTTGAAACTCAACCAAGAAGCGAGTCAGCTGCTCCACCGTCATCTGGGTCGCACCTTCTGTGTACTTCTTAAAAGCTTCCTTCACTTCTTGTGGTGGACCTGTCTCTGACACCTTATATCTCCTCTTAAAACACATACAAATCCTATACGTCCCCATATCTATCTCTCAGACTCTGAAACTCAAAAGAGGTCAAAAGCCTGAGAGGTTTGTGAATGTGTTTGCGCTTTGtggaactaaaattttttataggagTTCGGGTTTTAATGGAGCAGTTATGAACTGTCTGTGTCTGTAACtctgtgtttctttctttctggtgactttttgttttcttgttggATGGGATTCTTAAATATTGTTTAATGGTACGTTGTTAAGGTTTTTACACACACTCAACGCTTTAACTTGGGGACGTCTTTTCACTTTCTTTAATTACCATCAAGTTCATGGGGATGATGAACATCAATTATGATTATTAATATCTTATATAGTATTTTAAGGGTGATCATATCgaggtttaatttttattactattttattattttaaggttGTTGATACCGATGATCCACGTTTTATAGTCAACCTGTTCATaaactttacatataatttatatatat
This region includes:
- the LOC142607999 gene encoding phosphoinositide phospholipase C 4-like; the protein is MGTYRICMCFKRRYKVSETGPPQEVKEAFKKYTEGATQMTVEQLTRFLVEFQGESGASISDARKIVEQLLQKRYPAGTKYTKKNTLTLDDLHRYLFSPDLNPPIGDQVYQDMTAPLSHYFTYTGHNSYLTGNQINSDCSVVPIIKALKRGVRVVELDMWPSDDTTHGVHVYHGWTLTTPVEIIKCLESIREHAFSASPYPVIITLEDHLTPDLQAKVAQLITQTFEGMLFYPQSERLKEFHSPEELKHRIIISTKPPKEYLKAKSEKGNKPHKEDDSDEDAWAKAPPDPTTDQDVDTSDSDSSPDEDNDDCESRPPGACTYKSLIAIHAGKPKGGLKEALKVELEKVRRLSLSEQALEKAASSHGTDVIRFTQRNILRVYPKGTRLNSSNYNPLIGWMHGAQMVAFNMQGNGKYLWLMHGMFRSNGGCGYVKKPDFLMKLGPDNSLFDPKEKLQVKKTLKVKVYMGDGWHLDFTQTHFDLFSPPDFYTRVGIAGVPADKVMKETKTKQDDWSPVWDEEFIFPLTVPELALLRVEVNEHDISRNDDFAGQTCLPVWELRPGIRAIPLFDRKGEKYNSVRLLMRFEFI